One Bacteroidota bacterium genomic region harbors:
- a CDS encoding NADH-quinone oxidoreductase subunit M translates to MLTVLILFPLLAAIGAMLSGSNAKKIALAAAVIEFGISVYMTLGFDPAAGTQYLQEFWWVASLGISYKVGLDGISLLLVLLTTFLVPIIILSSFKHNYKNPGLFYALILTMQMALVGVFSALDGFLFYIFWELALIPIYLICLMWGGKDRVRITLKFFIYTLFGSLLMLAALIWMWMKTPAPHTFDIHALYSLNLTATEQSWIFWAFFLAFAIKMPVFPFHTWQPDTYTDSPTPGTMLLSGIMLKMGVYGVIRWLLPVVPEGVHEWGTTAMVLSVIGVVYASCIALVQKDFKRLIAYSSIAHVGLISAGVFSLTMQGIEGGVIQMLSHGINVVGLFFIAEMIMERMHTRNLDELGGIRLVAPGFSTFFLIILLATVALPLTNGFVGEFLLINGIFQYSTWMAAVSGLTIILGAVYMLRSYQKIALGVSNKHTEKFTDLTITEKAVLIPLVIMIFWIGVYPSYFMNIAEPSIKTLREIIHMPHGISLLTN, encoded by the coding sequence ATGCTGACTGTTTTAATTTTATTTCCATTACTTGCTGCCATTGGTGCAATGCTGTCGGGTTCTAACGCGAAAAAAATTGCGCTGGCCGCGGCCGTAATTGAGTTTGGCATCTCTGTTTACATGACACTTGGTTTCGATCCCGCTGCGGGAACACAATACCTGCAGGAGTTTTGGTGGGTAGCATCCTTGGGAATCAGCTACAAGGTCGGGCTCGACGGTATCAGTCTTTTGCTTGTATTGCTGACAACGTTTCTGGTGCCGATCATCATTCTTTCTTCTTTTAAACACAACTATAAAAACCCCGGACTGTTCTATGCGCTCATTCTGACAATGCAAATGGCGCTCGTAGGAGTTTTTTCCGCTTTGGATGGATTCCTGTTCTATATTTTCTGGGAACTCGCGCTCATTCCAATCTATCTGATTTGTCTGATGTGGGGAGGAAAAGACAGAGTAAGAATTACGCTTAAATTTTTTATCTACACATTATTCGGCAGTCTTTTGATGCTGGCTGCATTAATTTGGATGTGGATGAAAACGCCGGCCCCCCACACTTTTGATATCCACGCACTCTATTCCCTAAATCTGACTGCTACTGAACAAAGCTGGATTTTCTGGGCCTTCTTCCTTGCCTTCGCGATCAAGATGCCGGTTTTTCCTTTCCACACATGGCAGCCCGATACTTATACAGATTCCCCAACGCCGGGCACAATGTTGCTTTCCGGTATCATGCTGAAAATGGGAGTGTATGGAGTTATTCGCTGGTTGTTGCCTGTTGTACCGGAAGGTGTGCACGAGTGGGGCACAACCGCCATGGTTCTTTCAGTCATCGGTGTAGTGTATGCTTCTTGTATTGCTCTCGTTCAAAAGGATTTTAAAAGACTTATCGCGTACTCATCTATCGCACACGTTGGACTCATCTCTGCGGGTGTTTTTAGTCTGACCATGCAGGGTATTGAAGGCGGAGTGATCCAGATGCTAAGCCACGGAATTAATGTTGTCGGGCTTTTCTTTATCGCGGAAATGATCATGGAAAGAATGCACACGAGAAACCTCGATGAGCTTGGAGGAATTCGCCTTGTTGCTCCGGGCTTCTCTACATTCTTCCTCATTATTCTTCTGGCCACCGTTGCGCTTCCGCTTACCAATGGATTTGTTGGCGAATTCCTCCTCATCAATGGAATTTTCCAATACAGTACCTGGATGGCAGCTGTATCCGGTTTGACAATTATTCTCGGCGCGGTTTACATGCTGAGATCGTATCAGAAAATTGCACTTGGAGTAAGTAATAAGCACACTGAAAAATTCACGGATCTGACAATAACAGAAAAGGCTGTACTAATTCCTCTTGTTATCATGATTTTCTGGATCGGTGTTTACCCGTCTTATTTCATGAACATTGCAGAACCGTCCATAAAAACTCTCCGCGAGATCATTCACATGCCACACGGAATATCTCTATTGACCAATTAA